The region CGAGCGTCGCGTAATTGACTTCGACCGTCGAAGGCGCGTCCGAACGCCGGTATTCGAGCTGCGCGCCACACTGCGGGCAGAAACGCCGCTCGCCCCATGCGCTCGACACGAACACGCGCGGCTCGCCCTTCACGTACTCGAACGCGCCGATCGGCACCGTCGCCCAGGCGATCAGGGCGGCGCCCGTCGTCCGCTGGCACAGCCGGCAATGACAAAAGCCCGCGTCGTTCGGCATGCCGACGATCCGGTAACGAATCGCGCCGCACGCGCATCCGCCTTCCAGCGATTCCGAACTCGACATCGCGAACCTCCTGTTCACGCGGCATAAGGATGCGGGGAGAAACGGCATCTACGATACAACCGATTGCGCGCGCCGCCTCGCGACGCGCGCGACAGGCGGGGTGAAATCGAACGGCGACGGAACCGCGCCTGCATGCGGGGCGTCGAAAGACGGCTTCGGGGCTTCGGGGCTTCGGGGCTTCGGGGCTTCGGGGCTTCGGGGCTTCGGGGCTTCGGGGCTTCGGGGCTTCGACGCTT is a window of Burkholderia mallei ATCC 23344 DNA encoding:
- a CDS encoding GFA family protein, which encodes MSSSESLEGGCACGAIRYRIVGMPNDAGFCHCRLCQRTTGAALIAWATVPIGAFEYVKGEPRVFVSSAWGERRFCPQCGAQLEYRRSDAPSTVEVNYATLDDPSAIAPKAHTWYASRIPGLEVAGGLPVRDDGDH